In Holophagales bacterium, one DNA window encodes the following:
- a CDS encoding DUF4010 domain-containing protein produces MTPAIVTPFLLTMAVSFLIGIGLREYYEGEGKFDTFGTVRTFVFIGMLGLILFQLPEIGPQAFLVGLAALSFFLLVYYSNKVRQKKSPGLIGVHIALLTYATGPIALLQPHWFLVLIAISILFVLHSKGRIRQFTDRLETGEVVTACKFLAIVAVILPLIPDAPAGDDLLGHFFRALPVTPRQIWMAVVVTTAISYLGYVLQTYLFPHKGLMLAGIIGGVYSSTVTVLVLSKKSRSLPGIDREAAVAILLAVSMMYLRLLALTAIFRFSSALAVGPALLVLSGLAAGYGIWLRRRREAVPASESAVEEPPAEGRVGSEEPELRKNPLELNSALLFAVLFAVVSLATKYSLETFKEMGLRMLSFVVGFSDITPFVVSLLQGSYGIGEAQILQAVVIASASNNLLKTVYTYAFGSRRTAHLAAPGMIGLAVLSLFYALVGL; encoded by the coding sequence ATGACACCGGCGATCGTCACTCCCTTCCTCCTGACCATGGCGGTCAGCTTCCTGATCGGCATCGGTCTGCGCGAGTACTACGAAGGGGAGGGGAAGTTCGACACCTTCGGGACGGTGCGCACCTTCGTCTTCATCGGCATGCTGGGACTGATCCTCTTCCAGTTGCCGGAGATCGGGCCGCAGGCGTTCCTCGTCGGTCTGGCCGCGCTGTCGTTCTTCCTGCTCGTCTACTACAGCAACAAGGTGCGGCAGAAGAAGAGCCCGGGCCTGATCGGGGTGCACATCGCCCTGCTGACCTACGCCACCGGCCCGATCGCGCTCCTGCAACCGCACTGGTTCCTGGTGCTGATCGCCATCTCGATCCTCTTCGTGCTGCACTCGAAGGGGCGCATCCGGCAGTTCACCGACCGGCTGGAGACCGGCGAGGTGGTGACCGCCTGCAAGTTCCTGGCGATCGTCGCGGTGATCCTGCCGCTGATCCCCGACGCGCCGGCGGGTGACGATCTGCTCGGGCACTTCTTCCGCGCCTTGCCGGTGACCCCGCGGCAGATCTGGATGGCCGTCGTCGTCACCACGGCGATCTCCTACCTCGGCTACGTCCTCCAGACCTACCTCTTCCCGCACAAGGGACTGATGCTCGCCGGCATCATCGGCGGCGTCTACTCGAGCACGGTCACCGTGCTGGTGCTGTCGAAGAAGTCGCGCTCACTCCCCGGCATCGACCGCGAGGCCGCGGTCGCCATTCTCCTCGCGGTCTCGATGATGTACCTGCGCCTGCTGGCGCTCACCGCGATCTTCCGCTTCTCCTCCGCGCTGGCCGTGGGCCCGGCGCTCCTCGTTCTTTCCGGCCTGGCGGCGGGCTACGGCATCTGGCTGCGCCGCCGCCGCGAGGCCGTGCCGGCGAGCGAGAGCGCCGTGGAAGAGCCGCCGGCCGAGGGCCGGGTGGGGTCGGAGGAGCCCGAGCTGCGCAAGAACCCCCTCGAGCTGAACTCGGCGCTGCTCTTCGCCGTGCTCTTCGCCGTCGTCTCGCTGGCCACCAAGTACAGCCTCGAGACGTTCAAGGAGATGGGCCTGCGCATGCTGTCGTTCGTCGTCGGCTTCTCCGACATCACGCCGTTCGTCGTTTCGCTGCTTCAGGGCAGCTACGGTATCGGTGAAGCGCAGATCCTCCAGGCGGTGGTCATCGCCAGCGCCAGCAACAACCTGCTGAAGACGGTCTACACCTACGCCTTCGGCTCGCGCCGCACCGCCCATCTCGCCGCACCGGGGATGATCGGCCTCGCGGTGCTCTCGCTCTTCTACGCGCTCGTCGGTCTCTGA
- a CDS encoding anion permease: MTSPAPLSLPAERPDRLQELLDMEKMTLSSKGRAAQGASERWMRYLGFPAGILAFLLVFYLPAEASLSGAAQAGMACFVLALVWWVTEPFPTYVTSLALMFLLLVTRASAAKAIMDVLGMEVIWLNLLAFILSAMLVKTRLARRLSLWLVLRLGKNAGQALLAFLLLQMVLAPLIPATAARCVMTLPLMLVVAAIYGSTEESPNAFGKNLMLLNLVGISVLSSMTMTGSSANLIAVGLIQTMGGHRVYYMDWARLGAPIAILTTVLMWLLGQKLLFRIPKAERAPRLAGGLDRIRAKYDEMGPLSTGERKAIAIFGLVLFLWMTDIFHLRWFGVEVTAPFAALLGAVIVLFPRWGVLQWAEADIPWHLLIFSAGAYAGGLALDDTGAAEWAVRKLFGGVALDGLPFGVTFTVIMAVMMYSHLLTTSKTVRTMIMLPIIITLAKTLGWDPLSLALPAALCIDWVVGLPISGKPNVILFSTNQYSVMENFRYGMATCTLGLVLLVISAATWFHWLGITPSFWAVAR; this comes from the coding sequence ATGACGAGCCCCGCCCCCCTCTCCCTGCCGGCCGAGCGGCCCGATCGCCTCCAGGAGCTCCTGGACATGGAGAAGATGACGCTCTCGTCGAAGGGGAGAGCGGCGCAGGGGGCGTCCGAGCGCTGGATGCGGTACCTCGGTTTTCCCGCCGGCATCCTCGCGTTCCTGCTCGTCTTCTATCTCCCGGCGGAGGCCAGCCTTTCGGGCGCGGCGCAGGCCGGGATGGCCTGCTTCGTCCTGGCGCTCGTCTGGTGGGTGACCGAGCCGTTCCCCACCTACGTCACTTCGCTCGCCCTGATGTTCCTGCTGCTCGTCACGCGCGCCTCCGCGGCCAAGGCGATCATGGACGTGCTGGGGATGGAGGTGATCTGGCTCAATCTCCTCGCCTTCATCCTGAGCGCGATGCTGGTCAAGACGCGGCTGGCGCGTCGCCTCTCTCTCTGGCTGGTGCTGCGTCTCGGCAAGAACGCCGGACAGGCGTTGCTCGCCTTCCTGCTGCTGCAGATGGTGCTCGCCCCGCTCATTCCGGCAACGGCGGCCCGCTGCGTGATGACCCTGCCGTTGATGCTGGTCGTGGCGGCGATCTACGGCTCGACCGAAGAGTCCCCGAACGCCTTCGGCAAGAACCTGATGCTGCTCAACCTGGTCGGCATCTCGGTGCTGTCGTCGATGACCATGACCGGGAGCTCGGCGAACCTGATCGCCGTCGGGCTCATCCAGACGATGGGCGGGCACCGCGTCTACTACATGGACTGGGCGCGGCTCGGCGCGCCGATCGCCATCCTCACCACCGTCCTGATGTGGCTGCTCGGACAGAAGCTCCTCTTCCGCATCCCGAAGGCGGAGCGGGCGCCACGCCTCGCGGGCGGACTCGACCGGATCCGCGCCAAGTACGACGAGATGGGTCCGCTGTCGACCGGCGAGCGCAAGGCGATCGCCATCTTCGGACTCGTCCTCTTCCTCTGGATGACCGACATCTTCCACCTGCGCTGGTTCGGGGTGGAAGTCACGGCGCCGTTCGCCGCCCTGCTCGGCGCGGTCATCGTCCTCTTCCCGCGCTGGGGAGTTCTGCAGTGGGCCGAGGCCGACATCCCCTGGCACCTGCTGATCTTCAGTGCGGGAGCCTATGCGGGGGGCCTCGCCCTCGACGACACCGGCGCCGCCGAGTGGGCGGTGCGCAAGCTCTTCGGCGGCGTGGCGCTCGACGGCCTGCCGTTCGGCGTGACCTTCACCGTCATCATGGCGGTGATGATGTACAGCCACCTGCTCACCACCTCGAAGACGGTGCGGACGATGATCATGCTGCCGATCATCATCACCCTCGCCAAGACGCTCGGCTGGGATCCGCTCTCGCTCGCTCTGCCGGCGGCGCTCTGCATCGACTGGGTGGTCGGGCTGCCGATCAGCGGCAAGCCGAACGTCATCCTCTTCTCCACCAACCAGTACTCGGTGATGGAGAACTTCCGTTACGGCATGGCGACCTGCACCCTCGGCCTCGTCCTCCTGGTGATCTCGGCCGCCACCTGGTTCCACTGGCTCGGCATCACGCCGTCGTTCTGGGCGGTGGCGCGATGA
- a CDS encoding CYTH domain-containing protein: MAKEIERKYLVTPGAWTPRDAGKHFKQGYLNSQKERVVRVRIEGDVAKLTIKGVTTGVSRSEFEYPLPLADATILLDQLCEQPLIDKHRHVEEHHGLTWEIDVFHGDNEGLVVAEVELSSETEQPTLPSWVASEVSSDPRYFNSNLLKNPYKNWRPA, from the coding sequence ATGGCCAAAGAGATCGAACGCAAGTACCTCGTGACGCCGGGTGCGTGGACGCCGCGCGACGCCGGCAAGCACTTCAAGCAGGGCTATCTCAACTCGCAGAAGGAGCGCGTCGTTCGCGTCCGCATCGAGGGGGATGTCGCCAAGCTGACGATCAAGGGCGTGACCACCGGCGTGTCGCGCAGCGAGTTCGAGTACCCGCTGCCGCTCGCCGACGCGACGATCCTGCTCGACCAGCTCTGCGAACAGCCGCTGATCGACAAGCACCGCCACGTCGAGGAGCATCACGGCCTGACCTGGGAGATCGACGTCTTCCACGGCGACAACGAGGGCCTGGTGGTCGCCGAAGTCGAGCTGTCGTCGGAGACCGAGCAGCCGACCCTGCCCTCCTGGGTCGCCAGCGAGGTGTCGAGCGATCCGCGCTACTTCAACTCCAACCTGCTCAAGAACCCGTACAAGAACTGGCGCCCGGCCTGA
- a CDS encoding sigma-54-dependent Fis family transcriptional regulator, with translation MPSARILLIEDDPAVRHGLSAFMRASGLEVDEAASCREARAAFRETLHEVVVADYSLPDGTSLDLLPELKRQSEETPVIILTAHGSIDLAVRAIKEGAEQFLTKPVDAKTLLVLVRRLVEQRQLRRRQALAAREEPRSPEPFLGTSAAIRHLEEQARRMLEWDSPVLVLGETGSGKGVLARWIHGHGPRADEPFVNVNCAGLTRELLESELFGYERGAFTGAVAAKPGLLEVGHRGIVFLDEIGDMDMAIQPKLLKALEEKSFRRLGAIVDRQVDIRLIASTNIDLEEQVRAKRFRDDLFYRVSTLTLRIPPLRERQEDIPLLARAILRAIGGRMGKPDVRLEPAAEAELLAYAWPGNIRELANVLERAMILQRGERLLPEDLGLRSGAAASADREEEALSLREVERRHIQRVLRRTGGRVAEAAEVLGIARRTLYDRLKALGLSRQDDPT, from the coding sequence TTGCCTAGCGCGAGGATCCTGCTCATCGAGGACGACCCGGCGGTGCGCCACGGACTCTCGGCCTTCATGCGTGCGAGCGGTCTCGAAGTGGACGAGGCCGCGAGCTGTCGAGAGGCACGCGCGGCCTTTCGCGAGACGCTGCACGAGGTCGTGGTGGCCGACTACAGTCTCCCCGACGGAACCTCCCTCGACCTGCTCCCCGAGCTCAAGCGGCAGAGCGAGGAGACGCCGGTCATCATCCTCACTGCCCACGGCTCGATCGATCTCGCGGTGCGAGCGATCAAGGAGGGGGCCGAGCAGTTCCTCACCAAGCCGGTCGACGCCAAGACCCTCCTCGTCCTGGTCCGCCGGCTGGTCGAGCAGCGTCAGCTCCGACGCCGGCAGGCCCTCGCCGCGCGCGAAGAGCCGCGCAGCCCGGAGCCCTTCCTCGGGACGAGCGCGGCGATCCGACATCTCGAGGAGCAGGCGCGGCGGATGCTCGAGTGGGACAGCCCGGTCCTGGTGCTCGGCGAGACCGGGTCGGGCAAGGGCGTGCTGGCGCGCTGGATCCACGGCCACGGTCCCCGCGCCGACGAACCGTTCGTCAACGTCAACTGCGCCGGGCTGACGCGCGAGCTGCTCGAATCGGAGCTCTTCGGCTACGAGCGCGGAGCCTTCACCGGGGCGGTGGCGGCCAAGCCCGGGCTGCTCGAAGTCGGCCATCGCGGCATCGTCTTCCTCGACGAGATCGGCGACATGGACATGGCGATCCAGCCCAAGCTCCTGAAAGCGCTCGAGGAGAAGAGCTTTCGCCGTCTCGGTGCGATCGTCGACCGCCAGGTCGACATCCGGCTGATCGCCAGCACGAACATCGACCTCGAAGAACAGGTCCGCGCCAAGCGCTTCCGCGACGATCTCTTCTACCGCGTCAGCACGCTGACGCTGCGCATCCCACCGCTGCGCGAGCGGCAGGAGGACATTCCGTTGCTGGCGCGCGCCATCCTGCGGGCGATCGGCGGGCGCATGGGCAAGCCCGACGTCCGCCTCGAGCCGGCGGCGGAGGCCGAGCTGCTCGCCTACGCCTGGCCCGGCAACATCCGCGAGCTCGCCAACGTCCTCGAGCGGGCGATGATCCTGCAGCGCGGCGAGCGGCTGCTGCCGGAGGACCTCGGTCTTCGCTCGGGGGCTGCAGCGAGTGCCGACCGCGAAGAGGAGGCGCTGTCGCTGCGTGAGGTCGAACGGCGCCACATCCAGCGGGTCCTGCGTCGGACCGGAGGACGTGTCGCCGAGGCGGCCGAGGTGCTCGGCATCGCCCGGCGGACGCTCTACGACCGACTCAAGGCCCTCGGCCTCTCGCGGCAGGACGACCCGACCTGA